A portion of the Cellulophaga algicola DSM 14237 genome contains these proteins:
- a CDS encoding TapB family protein produces MSALILILLFTSNALSQINCSRYYPLEEGTTLQYTSINHKGKLESTADYIVSKVENSTSGTVAEMTFNLSDKKGKEIMQSSYNISCSGTGIKIDFQSLMASAMMKQYQEMEIEVDLTGTDIELPNDLTIGQELMDANITMTISMAGMNMKTIVNMMNRKVEKKENVTTSSGSYECFVIYSENESQVMGIKKTSPSRLWLTEGVGMVKQESYKSNGDLLSTTTLTKFNN; encoded by the coding sequence ATGAGCGCATTAATTTTAATCCTCTTATTCACTTCAAACGCACTTAGTCAAATTAATTGCAGCAGGTATTATCCATTAGAGGAAGGAACTACTCTTCAATACACGTCTATTAACCACAAGGGGAAATTAGAAAGTACTGCAGACTACATTGTATCTAAAGTAGAAAACTCGACTAGTGGTACTGTGGCTGAAATGACTTTTAATTTAAGTGATAAAAAAGGAAAAGAAATTATGCAATCTAGCTACAACATTTCTTGTTCTGGTACGGGAATAAAAATTGATTTTCAATCTTTAATGGCGAGCGCTATGATGAAACAATACCAAGAAATGGAAATTGAAGTAGACCTAACAGGTACAGATATAGAATTGCCTAATGATTTAACGATTGGACAAGAACTCATGGATGCCAATATCACCATGACTATTAGCATGGCAGGTATGAATATGAAGACCATTGTAAATATGATGAACCGCAAAGTAGAAAAGAAAGAAAATGTAACAACATCTTCTGGCTCTTACGAATGTTTTGTGATTTATAGTGAGAATGAATCTCAAGTAATGGGTATAAAAAAAACTTCCCCTTCTCGACTATGGCTTACCGAAGGTGTAGGTATGGTGAAACAAGAAAGTTATAAAAGTAATGGAGACTTACTAAGCACTACAACATTAACCAAATTTAATAACTAG
- the lipB gene encoding lipoyl(octanoyl) transferase LipB, which produces MNKLVIHKDLGVKDYKETWDYQELLFKSIIDTKIKNRREELTLSTANYLLFVEHPHVYTLGKSGDMDNLLVDQAQLAAKGATFYKINRGGDITYHGPGQIVGYPILDLDNFFTDIHKYLRFLEEVVILTLDEYGLKAERSKGETGVWLDVGTPFARKICAMGVRASRWVTMHGFALNVNADLGYFDLMIPCGIKGKAVTSLNVELGQKEVDIEVVKEKLLKHFSVLFEAEFIKEETEV; this is translated from the coding sequence TTATAAAGAAACCTGGGACTACCAAGAGTTACTTTTTAAATCTATCATAGATACTAAAATTAAAAACAGGAGGGAAGAATTAACACTTTCAACCGCAAATTATTTGCTTTTTGTAGAACATCCGCATGTTTATACTTTAGGGAAAAGTGGGGACATGGATAACCTTCTTGTAGACCAAGCGCAATTGGCAGCAAAAGGAGCTACGTTTTATAAGATAAATAGAGGGGGGGATATTACCTACCACGGTCCTGGGCAAATTGTTGGATATCCTATTTTAGATTTAGATAATTTCTTTACAGATATTCATAAATACCTTCGTTTCTTAGAAGAAGTGGTTATTCTAACCCTTGATGAATATGGACTTAAAGCGGAACGCTCTAAAGGAGAAACAGGAGTGTGGCTCGATGTTGGAACTCCTTTTGCACGTAAAATTTGTGCTATGGGTGTTAGGGCTAGCCGCTGGGTAACTATGCATGGTTTTGCATTAAATGTAAATGCAGATTTAGGCTATTTTGATTTGATGATACCATGTGGAATTAAAGGAAAGGCCGTAACGTCATTAAATGTAGAATTAGGGCAAAAAGAAGTGGACATAGAAGTAGTGAAAGAAAAATTATTGAAGCATTTTTCTGTGCTTTTTGAGGCCGAATTTATAAAAGAAGAAACCGAGGTTTAG